The Ziziphus jujuba cultivar Dongzao chromosome 7, ASM3175591v1 genome includes a region encoding these proteins:
- the LOC107425413 gene encoding pentatricopeptide repeat-containing protein At2g22070: MEAPRSPVLISSDFCAYHLQTCLKLRDPFAGKAIHTLVIKAGLHLSVYLMNNLMNFYAKTGSVSDAHRLFDEMPVRTCFSWNTILSAYAKRGQFDMAIRVFNEIPERDSVSWTAMIVGYNHMGRFSNAVRMFVDMIWNRVPLTQFTVTNILASCAAIEGLGIGRKIHSFVVKFGLSSYVSVANSLINMYAKSGDPMTAKVVFDSMRSKDILTLNAMISLHMQCSRFDLAVSLFEQMTERNIVSWNAIIAGYNQHRCDVEALTVFSNMLKDSSLKPDNFTLASVLSACANLEKLQLGKQIHAHIIRNNFDTSVEVGNALISMYANSGGVEIARKILVDSRTSDLNVIAFTALLDGYLKLGDISPARKIFDSLRNRDVIAWTAMIVGYAQNGLYNDALELFRSMIREGPKPNNYTLAAMLGVSSTLASLDHGKQIHASALRSGEVSSVSVSNGLITMYAKAGCINAAKQVFNLIQLNKFTVSWTSMIIALAQHGLGEEAIELFETMLTLGIKPDQITYVGVLSACTHAGLVEKGKSYYNLMRNIHKIEPTSSHYACMIDLFGRAGLLQEAFDFIETMPIEPDVIAWGSFLSSCKVHKNVDLAKVAAERLLLIEPDNSGAYTALANLYSACRNWDDAAKIRKSMKDRGVKKEQGFSWIQIQNKVHLFAAEDGFHPQKDAIYEMMEKIWNEIKKMGFIPDTEAVLHDLEEEVKERILLHHSEKLAIAFGLISTPENTTLRIMKNLRVCNDCHSAIKFISKLVGREIIVRDATRFHHFKNGMCSCRDYW, encoded by the coding sequence ATGGAGGCCCCAAGATCTCCCGTTTTGATATCTTCGGATTTCTGTGCGTATCACCTCCAAACATGCCTCAAATTGAGAGACCCTTTTGCTGGGAAAGCAATCCACACTCTAGTCATCAAAGCTGGTCTTCATCTCAGCGTCTACTTGATGAATAACCTAATGAACTTTTATGCCAAAACTGGGTCTGTTTCTGATGCTCACCgtttgtttgatgaaatgcctgTTAGGACTTGCTTCTCCTGGAATACCATTCTATCGGCTTATGCAAAACGGGGTCAGTTTGATATGGCCATTCGGGTTTTTAATGAGATACCTGAACGTGATTCTGTTTCCTGGACTGCCATGATCGTGGGTTACAATCACATGGGTCGTTTTAGCAATGCTGTTAGGATGTTTGTAGACATGATTTGGAATAGAGTTCCACTGACTCAGTTCACGGTTACTAATATTCTTGCCTCTTGTGCTGCAATTGAAGGTTTAGGTATTGGTAGGAAGATTCACTCCTTTGTTGTTAAATTTGGGCTGAGTAGTTACGTTTCCGTTGCGAATTCACTGATAAACATGTATGCTAAGTCTGGGGACCCAATGACTGCAAAAGTTGTATTTGACAGCATGAGATCGAAAGATATTTTGACCTTGAATGCTATGATTTCTTTGCATATGCAATGCAGTCGCTTTGACCTTGCTGTCTCTCTGTTTGAGCAAATGACTGAACGGAATATAGTTTCTTGGAATGCAATAATTGCAGGATACAATCAACATCGATGTGATGTGGAAGCACTCACTGTCTTCTCAAATATGCTGAAAGATTCTTCTTTAAAACCAGATAACTTTACTTTGGCAAGTGTTTTGTCAGCTTGTGCTAATCTTGAGAAGTTGCAACTTGGGAAACAAATCCATGCTCACATTATAAGAAATAATTTTGATACCTCTGTTGAAGTAGGAAATGCTCTGATCTCAATGTATGCCAATTCTGGTGGTGTTGAAATTGCAAGAAAGATTTTAGTAGACAGCAGGACCTCAGATCTCAATGTTATTGCTTTTACAGCCCTATTAGATGGATATCTTAAGCTAGGGGATATAAGCCCAGCAAGAAAGATATTTGACTCATTGAGAAACCGTGATGTGATTGCATGGACAGCCATGATTGTAGGTTATGCACAAAATGGACTGTATAATGATGCTTTGGAGCTGTTCAGATCAATGATAAGAGAAGGCCCCAAGCCAAACAATTATACTTTGGCAGCCATGTTGGGTGTCAGTTCAACTTTAGCTTCTTTGGATCATGGAAAACAAATTCATGCAAGTGCCCTAAGATCAGGGGAAGTGTCATCAGTTTCTGTTAGCAATGGTCTAATTACTATGTATGCCAAAGCTGGATGCATCAATGCTGCAAAGCAAGTATTCAATCTGATACAGTTGAACAAATTTACTGTGTCTTGGACTTCCATGATTATAGCACTAGCTCAACATGGTCTTGGGGAAGAAGCCATTGAACTATTTGAAACAATGCTCACACTTGGTATTAAGCCTGATCAAATAACTTATGTTGGTGTTCTCTCTGCCTGTACGCATGCAGGATTGGTGGAGAAGGGCAAAAGCTACTATAATTTGATGAGAAATATCCACAAAATTGAACCCACCAGTAGCCATTATGCTTGCATGATTGACCTGTTTGGTCGTGCTGGATTGCTTCAAGAAGCATTCGATTTTATTGAGACTATGCCTATAGAACCAGATGTTATAGCTTGGGgttcttttttatcttcttgTAAAGTTCATAAGAATGTTGATTTGGCTAAAGTTGCAGCAGAAAGATTACTCCTTATTGAACCTGATAATAGTGGAGCCTACACGGCCCTTGCTAATTTATACTCAGCTTGTAGAAATTGGGATGATGCTGCAAAAATTAGAAAGTCGATGAAGGATAGGGGAGTGAAGAAGGAGCAAGGTTTCAGTTGGATTCAGATTCAGAACAAAGTCCATCTATTTGCGGCAGAAGATGGATTTCACCCACAGAAAGATGCCATCTATGAGATGATGGAAAAGATATGGAACGAGATTAAAAAGATGGGTTTCATTCCTGACACTGAGGCAGTATTACATGACCTTGAAGAAGAAGTGAAGGAGCGCATACTTTTACATCACAGTGAGAAACTTGCCATTGCATTTGGGCTGATAAGTACCCCGGAGAATACCACACTAAGGATCATGAAGAACCTCAGAGTCTGTAATGATTGCCACTCTGCCATTAAATTTATATCCAAGCTAGTGGGTAGAGAAATCATTGTGAGAGATGCTACTCGTTTTCATCATTTCAAGAATGGTATGTGTTCTTGTCGTGACTATTGGTAG